In a single window of the Halobacteriovorax sp. DA5 genome:
- a CDS encoding S8 family serine peptidase yields the protein MKILANILAVALLSSATSAATIAIIDSGTDMMHEQIAPKAWINELEIPGNDRDEDRNGYQDDVYGWNFAESNNQVIDYKYLGTLNDDMVKFFELQEKSMRGTITEEEVTWIRTIVKDEDFIKRMTVYGNFMHGTHVAGISAVKSDDAKILAVKLIPTEVKLPGQKIAVNSFLGGFVEKLIKAGIDQLAKAQTSTFNEIAYYIADHGARVANGSFGTGYPQAKMIVETVMKTFSKKEPNPETVDMYAKYFLSALVKNSQSMLQAAPNTLFVFAAGNDGLDNDVFPTSPTNIQGDNEISVAATIDYDQLAPFSNYGAKMVDVAAPGVGILSSAPGNKYIKVSGTSQAAPYVAGVAGKVFDINPELTPLQVKRIILETVDVKGFLAGKVKTSGVVNSERAHRAAVLSLTVSVDNAIASAKNEVLDMESPRLEKGVKKPIYIEGSILPLPSNFVMSK from the coding sequence TTGAAAATATTAGCAAATATATTAGCAGTAGCACTTTTATCAAGTGCGACAAGTGCTGCAACAATCGCAATTATTGATTCTGGTACAGATATGATGCATGAGCAGATTGCTCCAAAAGCATGGATTAATGAACTAGAAATTCCTGGTAACGATCGGGATGAGGACCGTAATGGTTATCAAGATGATGTCTACGGTTGGAACTTTGCAGAAAGTAATAATCAAGTTATCGACTATAAGTACCTTGGTACTTTAAATGATGACATGGTTAAGTTCTTTGAGCTTCAAGAGAAGTCAATGAGAGGAACAATTACTGAAGAAGAGGTTACTTGGATAAGAACGATTGTAAAAGACGAAGACTTCATTAAGAGAATGACTGTGTATGGAAACTTTATGCACGGAACACACGTCGCTGGTATCTCTGCTGTAAAATCTGATGATGCTAAAATTCTTGCAGTTAAGCTTATTCCAACAGAGGTTAAGCTTCCTGGTCAAAAAATTGCTGTTAATTCATTCTTAGGTGGATTTGTTGAAAAACTAATTAAGGCAGGAATTGATCAACTTGCAAAAGCACAGACTTCAACATTTAACGAAATTGCTTATTATATCGCAGACCATGGAGCACGTGTTGCAAATGGCTCTTTTGGTACAGGTTACCCACAAGCAAAAATGATTGTTGAAACTGTAATGAAGACTTTTTCAAAGAAAGAACCAAATCCAGAAACGGTTGATATGTATGCGAAGTACTTTCTAAGTGCTCTTGTTAAAAACTCTCAATCAATGCTTCAGGCTGCTCCAAATACATTATTCGTTTTTGCAGCAGGTAATGATGGCCTTGATAATGATGTTTTCCCAACTTCACCAACAAATATTCAAGGTGATAATGAAATCTCTGTCGCTGCAACAATTGATTACGATCAACTAGCTCCATTTTCTAACTACGGTGCGAAGATGGTTGATGTTGCTGCTCCTGGTGTAGGAATTCTTTCTAGTGCTCCAGGAAATAAATACATTAAAGTATCAGGAACATCACAAGCAGCTCCATATGTTGCTGGTGTTGCAGGTAAGGTATTTGATATCAATCCTGAACTGACGCCGCTACAAGTAAAGAGAATTATTCTTGAAACAGTTGATGTAAAAGGCTTCCTTGCTGGAAAAGTAAAAACATCTGGTGTTGTGAACTCTGAGCGTGCACATCGTGCTGCTGTTTTATCTCTAACAGTTTCAGTTGATAATGCAATTGCATCAGCGAAAAATGAAGTTTTAGATATGGAGTCACCTCGTCTTGAAAAAGGTGTAAAGAAGCCTATTTATATTGAAGGCTCAATTCTTCCACTTCCATCTAACTTTGTTATGTCAAAGTAA